One window of Ignavibacteria bacterium genomic DNA carries:
- a CDS encoding iron hydrogenase translates to MHNDIVNTIHTSSLLFSDYIAGSSVKKALEMSREDILFELKTSRLKGRGGAGFPTSTKWMLVAAAKGEDKFIVCNADEGEPGTFKDRVLLMNSPFLILDGMVIGGYTVGAVQGYIYLRGEYIYMKQFLEDCLTEMRENNLLGENILGKEGFNFDIAIVMGAGAYVCGEETALIESLEGQRGEPRNRPPYPVNTGFCGAPTTVNNVETLAAVPHIVLQGGEKYAELGTSASSGSKLFSVSGDCEKPGVYELNWGISINELLEKVGAKNTKAVQVGGASGVCIPKSKFDRKLSYEDAATGGSIMIFNESRDMLYVLKNFMEFFVEESCGQCTPCRLGNQKLLEGVEMIERNEYTFAHINNLKDLGQTMRVASKCGLGQSSPNPFLSILEDFKDEIFHSKGEGVYQ, encoded by the coding sequence ATGCATAACGACATAGTAAATACAATACATACTTCCAGTCTCCTTTTTTCGGATTACATCGCCGGATCATCAGTAAAAAAAGCCCTTGAAATGAGCCGGGAGGATATCCTGTTTGAGCTTAAGACTTCCAGACTGAAGGGAAGAGGCGGAGCCGGATTCCCCACTTCAACAAAATGGATGCTTGTGGCAGCGGCTAAAGGCGAGGATAAATTCATCGTTTGCAACGCAGATGAAGGAGAGCCCGGTACATTCAAAGACCGCGTGCTCCTTATGAATTCCCCCTTCCTTATCCTCGACGGAATGGTAATTGGAGGATATACTGTCGGAGCTGTTCAGGGATATATTTATCTTAGAGGTGAATACATCTACATGAAACAGTTCCTCGAGGATTGCCTGACTGAAATGCGCGAAAACAACCTGCTCGGAGAGAATATTCTTGGAAAAGAAGGTTTCAACTTTGATATCGCAATTGTAATGGGAGCAGGAGCATATGTTTGCGGTGAGGAAACCGCTTTGATAGAGTCCCTCGAAGGTCAGAGAGGTGAACCGAGAAACCGCCCTCCATATCCTGTAAATACAGGCTTTTGCGGTGCTCCCACAACCGTGAACAATGTAGAGACACTCGCCGCTGTGCCACATATCGTGCTCCAGGGTGGTGAAAAATATGCTGAGCTGGGTACTTCGGCATCGTCCGGTTCCAAGCTGTTTTCCGTTTCAGGCGACTGTGAGAAACCCGGAGTTTACGAACTCAACTGGGGAATCAGCATAAATGAGCTGCTTGAAAAAGTCGGTGCAAAAAACACCAAGGCTGTTCAGGTAGGCGGAGCATCGGGAGTTTGCATTCCAAAATCAAAATTTGACAGAAAACTTTCCTATGAAGATGCTGCCACAGGTGGTTCGATAATGATATTCAACGAAAGCCGTGACATGCTTTATGTTCTGAAAAACTTCATGGAATTTTTTGTTGAAGAATCGTGCGGACAGTGCACCCCATGCAGACTCGGGAACCAGAAACTGCTGGAAGGTGTGGAGATGATCGAGAGAAATGAGTATACATTTGCCCATATCAACAACCTGAAGGACCTCGGGCAGACGATGCGAGTTGCTTCAAAATGTGGTCTGGGACAAAGCAGCCCCAATCCGTTTCTTTCAATTCTGGAAGACTTCAAAGACGAGATATTTCATTCCAAAGGAGAAGGAGTTTACCAATGA
- the mraZ gene encoding division/cell wall cluster transcriptional repressor MraZ: MFKGHFLHTLDSKNRISIPSKLKKFISPAAENTLVLTKGVGLDEVGHCIDLYPKDLFAKIEDNLSKLNQYNKSHARFIRIFLHSAEEQTMDGQSRVIIPPHLLEYSKIEKEVLVLGSLNRIEFWNPAIYEQYEKASVDSFENIAENVMQINGQVS; encoded by the coding sequence GTGTTCAAAGGACACTTTTTACATACTCTAGATTCCAAAAACCGAATCAGTATTCCTTCGAAGCTGAAGAAGTTTATCAGTCCGGCTGCTGAGAACACCCTGGTACTAACCAAAGGTGTGGGTCTGGATGAGGTAGGTCATTGTATCGATCTGTATCCTAAAGATTTATTTGCAAAGATCGAGGATAATCTCTCAAAGTTGAACCAGTACAATAAAAGTCATGCGAGATTCATTCGAATCTTTCTTCACAGCGCTGAAGAGCAGACTATGGATGGTCAGTCAAGAGTAATTATCCCGCCGCATCTCCTTGAATATTCCAAAATTGAGAAGGAAGTGCTGGTATTGGGTTCACTGAACAGAATCGAATTCTGGAATCCTGCGATCTACGAGCAATATGAAAAGGCTTCTGTGGACAGCTTTGAAAACATTGCCGAAAATGTGATGCAAATAAATGGACAAGTTTCATAG
- a CDS encoding DUF3365 domain-containing protein yields MRNLIVLTILTAFLLTGCIRKVEPKKDAALEAAKKEALSAANGYLKELKSILVKEMKSGGPEAALTVCSDTAQEFTNKYSREKSIDIRRVAFLNRNDKNVPDAGEMMWLKEFENMMKGSTFNKDTVLYRVEKNGNERTLHLVKPILLSEECVVCHGTEEQIPEGIKKILAEKYPDDKAVNFKPGDLRGAVSVKLKIK; encoded by the coding sequence ATGCGTAACTTGATTGTGCTGACAATTCTGACAGCGTTTTTGCTGACAGGATGCATCAGAAAAGTTGAACCTAAGAAGGATGCAGCCCTCGAGGCGGCAAAAAAAGAGGCTTTATCCGCCGCCAATGGATATTTAAAAGAGTTGAAGAGTATACTTGTAAAAGAGATGAAAAGTGGCGGTCCGGAAGCAGCATTGACTGTTTGTTCAGATACGGCACAGGAATTTACGAACAAATATTCACGGGAGAAATCAATTGACATCCGGAGAGTCGCTTTCCTGAACAGAAATGACAAGAATGTTCCCGATGCTGGTGAGATGATGTGGCTAAAGGAATTTGAAAACATGATGAAAGGGAGCACCTTCAATAAAGATACCGTACTTTACAGAGTCGAAAAGAATGGAAATGAAAGAACCCTGCACCTGGTTAAACCGATTTTACTCTCGGAGGAGTGTGTGGTTTGTCATGGCACAGAAGAACAAATACCTGAAGGGATCAAAAAGATTTTGGCTGAAAAATATCCCGATGATAAAGCCGTAAATTTTAAACCCGGAGACCTGCGTGGGGCCGTCTCAGTCAAGCTAAAAATTAAATAA
- a CDS encoding RsmB/NOP family class I SAM-dependent RNA methyltransferase gives MKKIHKNLVEAVIKITTMTILENRYSDSVIYYVLKTNPKWGGRDRKFIAESSYEIIRHLRLLAYAASTGTENEEQIRKIVTAYLFLNHQIDEVMLDGTGLKKEKLLQRFEEGKQIRKIRESVPDWLDALGEQELGARWEKELIALNKQAEVIIRVNSLRTNKRYLTEKLAEQDIPVKENPAFPDALILENRKNIFLTDEFKKGFFEIQDASSQMVAYFTGVQPGMRVIDSCAGAGGKSLHLAAVMKNKGKILSLDIEDKKLFELKKRAKRNGVSIIETRLIDSSKVIKRLSESADLVLLDVPCSGLGVLKRNPDAKWKLKKERIEELIKTQEEILSLHSTMVKKGGTLVYVTCSILPSENERQIKKFLATRKDEFELVESKSISPADSGFDGFYMAKLKKK, from the coding sequence ATGAAAAAAATCCATAAAAACCTTGTAGAAGCTGTAATCAAGATCACGACGATGACCATTCTGGAGAACAGATACAGCGATTCCGTTATCTATTATGTACTTAAAACCAATCCGAAGTGGGGAGGCAGAGACAGGAAATTTATAGCAGAATCGTCATACGAAATAATAAGGCATCTCAGACTCCTTGCTTATGCAGCATCCACCGGGACAGAAAATGAGGAGCAAATCAGAAAAATTGTGACGGCCTATCTTTTCCTGAATCACCAGATAGATGAGGTAATGCTCGACGGTACAGGGTTGAAAAAAGAAAAACTTCTGCAACGGTTCGAGGAAGGGAAACAGATCAGAAAAATAAGGGAATCCGTGCCCGACTGGCTAGATGCCCTTGGGGAGCAGGAACTGGGAGCACGGTGGGAAAAGGAACTTATTGCCCTGAACAAACAGGCGGAAGTCATAATCAGGGTCAATTCACTCAGGACAAACAAAAGATATCTGACTGAAAAACTTGCCGAACAGGATATACCTGTAAAAGAAAATCCCGCATTCCCTGATGCGCTTATTCTCGAGAACAGAAAAAACATTTTTCTTACTGATGAATTTAAAAAGGGATTTTTCGAGATTCAGGATGCATCATCTCAAATGGTGGCATACTTTACCGGAGTACAGCCGGGTATGAGAGTGATCGATTCATGTGCCGGAGCAGGTGGCAAATCTCTTCATCTGGCAGCAGTAATGAAAAACAAAGGGAAAATACTCTCGCTCGATATCGAGGATAAAAAATTATTTGAGCTTAAGAAAAGAGCCAAGCGAAACGGAGTTTCGATAATAGAGACACGATTGATTGACAGTTCGAAGGTAATCAAAAGGCTTTCTGAAAGTGCTGATCTTGTTCTGCTTGATGTACCCTGCTCGGGGCTTGGTGTCCTGAAAAGAAACCCCGATGCCAAATGGAAACTCAAAAAAGAGAGAATTGAAGAGCTGATAAAAACTCAGGAGGAGATACTTTCCCTTCATTCCACGATGGTGAAGAAGGGAGGCACTCTCGTATATGTTACCTGTAGTATCCTTCCCTCAGAGAATGAGCGTCAGATAAAGAAATTTCTCGCTACACGCAAAGATGAGTTTGAATTGGTCGAGTCAAAATCAATTTCTCCGGCAGACTCCGGTTTTGATGGTTTCTATATGGCAAAGCTCAAAAAGAAGTAA
- a CDS encoding iron hydrogenase small subunit, with protein MKHLKTSRAPMSHKTFVPKAPENTETIGGTVSVQINSKTMNVPFGTTILEACQMADIHIPTLCNHDDLGIGGHCRLCLVDVEGMRTLQASCSYPITAPLKVKTSTIAVRKARKHIMELLLSEHVGECYACVKNGNCELQTLAKEMGVDSFTFGHETVSKFDVDRSSFSVVRDMDKCVNCRRCVRTCIDLQEVGTLDVIGRGPHTHISTFMEKPLADVVCINCGQCINRCPTGALYANDPSDEIFRAIEDPTKHVVIQTAPSPRAAIGEEFGLEPGTSVTKQLNTALKRVGFDKVFDTNFTADLTIMEEGTELLTRLKKAIVDGDTDVKLPQFTSCSPGWVKYIEHFYPEYLDHLSSAKSPQQMFGAIIKTFYAEQAGVDPADVVSVALMPCSAKKFECNRPEMNASGYKDVDYGLTAREMAKMIKEAGMMVPSLPKSEFDDPFGIGSGAGLIFGATGGVMEAALRTAYELITGREVPFDKLRIEAVRGFEGIKQSSVVLEGCVPDWAFLEGVELKFLVAHGTANAKKVMEMLKAGELYDVHFIEIMACPGGCLGGGGMPVPTNEKIRKARAKAIYQEEEELPIRKSHENTHVAEFYARFIPEGPCSHKSHELLHTHYTKRGKFIV; from the coding sequence ATGAAACACTTAAAGACATCCCGTGCTCCGATGAGTCATAAGACATTTGTTCCGAAAGCACCGGAAAATACCGAGACCATTGGTGGCACCGTATCTGTACAAATAAACAGTAAAACGATGAATGTTCCTTTTGGGACGACCATTCTCGAAGCCTGTCAAATGGCTGACATTCATATCCCGACCTTGTGTAATCATGATGATCTCGGAATTGGTGGTCATTGCCGTTTGTGTCTGGTGGATGTGGAGGGAATGAGGACATTACAGGCATCGTGTTCATACCCCATTACGGCTCCGCTTAAAGTTAAGACATCAACCATTGCTGTCAGAAAAGCAAGAAAACACATAATGGAATTGCTGCTCAGTGAGCATGTGGGTGAATGTTACGCGTGTGTAAAGAATGGCAACTGCGAACTTCAAACTCTTGCCAAAGAGATGGGAGTGGACAGCTTTACTTTTGGACATGAAACAGTCAGCAAATTTGATGTCGACAGATCGTCATTTTCCGTTGTCAGGGATATGGACAAATGTGTTAACTGCCGCCGTTGTGTAAGAACCTGTATCGATTTACAGGAGGTGGGTACTCTCGATGTTATTGGAAGAGGTCCACACACTCACATTTCCACTTTTATGGAAAAACCGCTTGCTGATGTTGTTTGTATAAATTGCGGGCAGTGCATCAACAGATGTCCTACCGGAGCATTATATGCAAATGATCCTTCAGACGAAATATTCAGAGCAATCGAGGATCCTACGAAACATGTGGTTATTCAAACCGCTCCATCTCCTCGTGCTGCCATTGGTGAGGAATTCGGGTTGGAACCCGGCACTTCGGTAACCAAGCAGTTGAATACAGCATTGAAGCGCGTTGGATTCGACAAAGTGTTTGACACCAACTTTACAGCCGATTTAACGATCATGGAAGAGGGGACAGAGCTCCTTACCAGACTTAAAAAAGCAATAGTTGATGGTGATACGGATGTCAAACTGCCTCAGTTCACTTCATGTTCTCCCGGCTGGGTAAAGTATATCGAGCATTTCTATCCTGAATATCTCGATCACCTTTCATCGGCTAAATCGCCTCAACAGATGTTTGGTGCCATCATCAAAACATTTTATGCCGAACAGGCCGGAGTGGATCCTGCAGATGTTGTCAGTGTTGCTCTGATGCCATGCTCCGCAAAGAAGTTTGAATGCAACCGTCCCGAGATGAATGCATCAGGTTACAAAGATGTGGATTATGGACTTACAGCCCGTGAAATGGCCAAGATGATAAAGGAAGCAGGAATGATGGTTCCGTCACTTCCCAAATCAGAATTCGATGACCCGTTCGGAATCGGATCGGGAGCAGGACTCATCTTCGGTGCTACCGGTGGTGTTATGGAAGCAGCACTTCGTACCGCTTATGAACTTATCACAGGCAGAGAAGTACCGTTCGACAAGCTTCGTATAGAAGCCGTCAGAGGCTTTGAAGGCATCAAGCAATCATCCGTGGTGCTTGAAGGTTGTGTGCCCGACTGGGCTTTCCTCGAAGGCGTCGAGCTTAAGTTCCTCGTTGCACACGGTACTGCCAATGCCAAAAAGGTGATGGAAATGCTGAAAGCCGGAGAACTTTACGATGTACATTTCATCGAAATCATGGCATGTCCGGGTGGCTGTCTTGGTGGTGGTGGAATGCCCGTACCTACCAATGAAAAGATTCGTAAGGCACGCGCCAAGGCTATCTATCAGGAAGAGGAAGAACTTCCAATAAGGAAATCTCACGAGAATACACATGTGGCAGAGTTCTATGCCAGGTTCATTCCCGAGGGTCCTTGCAGTCACAAGTCGCATGAATTGTTGCATACTCATTATACAAAGCGCGGCAAATTCATCGTGTAA
- a CDS encoding NAD(P)H-dependent oxidoreductase subunit E codes for MLELEKNSLTQEIEDFAKQYEFHRTALMPLLNYIQNRYNYIPDFAQQEVARVLDIHPVEVFGVVSFYSFFNCKPKGRNIVRLCRTIICDMAGKCNIEKAIERELGLKFGETSKDQKITLEFTNCLGMCDQGPAMIVNDRVYTKLDPEKACAILREIK; via the coding sequence ATGCTAGAATTAGAGAAAAACAGTTTGACTCAGGAAATTGAGGATTTCGCAAAGCAGTATGAATTCCATCGTACTGCTCTTATGCCACTCCTCAATTACATCCAGAACAGATATAATTACATCCCCGATTTTGCGCAACAGGAAGTGGCACGGGTGCTGGATATCCATCCCGTGGAAGTTTTTGGCGTGGTTTCGTTCTACTCATTTTTCAATTGCAAACCTAAAGGCAGAAACATTGTTCGCTTGTGCCGTACCATTATTTGCGATATGGCTGGCAAATGCAACATCGAGAAAGCAATCGAGAGAGAGCTCGGATTAAAGTTTGGCGAGACCAGCAAAGACCAGAAAATCACACTCGAATTTACCAATTGTCTCGGTATGTGTGATCAAGGACCTGCCATGATTGTAAATGACAGGGTTTACACTAAACTTGATCCTGAAAAAGCATGTGCCATTTTAAGAGAGATCAAGTGA
- a CDS encoding M15 family metallopeptidase produces MAYYPLFLLSVFLFSITISQQPTVAVAQPGKVKTESVDTSDLFLKSELESMVKLKLITNKQKEKLSEILKAVEVEYLDTNSVRQKGWLITHKDVAQTISKIFKQLADSGFIIERIEPMSKYKWSDSSSMANNNTSCFNYRLVSGTRSISKHANGLAIDINPFWNPFVSGKHISPKGAKYDIKRPGTIHKKSFIYKIFKENGWTWGGEWIPYQDYQHFFYDKIRVKSF; encoded by the coding sequence ATGGCATACTATCCCCTTTTCCTGCTCTCGGTTTTCCTGTTTTCAATCACGATTTCACAGCAGCCGACAGTTGCAGTCGCACAACCCGGTAAAGTAAAGACAGAGTCTGTTGATACATCGGATCTGTTCCTGAAGTCGGAGCTTGAATCGATGGTAAAACTTAAACTAATCACCAACAAGCAGAAGGAGAAGCTTTCCGAAATCCTGAAAGCTGTGGAAGTGGAGTATCTCGACACAAACAGTGTCAGACAGAAAGGATGGTTGATTACCCACAAAGATGTCGCTCAAACGATATCAAAAATATTCAAACAACTGGCTGACTCGGGCTTTATAATCGAAAGAATCGAGCCAATGAGTAAATATAAATGGTCGGACAGCAGCTCTATGGCAAACAACAATACCTCCTGCTTTAATTACCGGCTTGTATCCGGAACCCGGAGCATCAGCAAACACGCCAATGGACTTGCAATAGATATAAATCCTTTCTGGAACCCCTTTGTCTCCGGGAAACATATCTCTCCGAAAGGTGCCAAGTATGACATTAAGAGACCCGGCACCATCCACAAAAAATCATTTATCTATAAAATCTTTAAGGAAAATGGCTGGACCTGGGGTGGTGAATGGATCCCTTACCAGGATTACCAGCACTTCTTTTATGATAAAATAAGGGTAAAAAGTTTTTAA
- a CDS encoding response regulator transcription factor has translation MDYEKKILLVDDDIDILEQNRLLFEAEGFTVETAETSNDGYEKFLTFKPACAVIDLMMEEYDSGFILAHKIKRHPHGKKMPVYIVTAVANQTGMQFDSMTQEEQEWINADDILNKPVVLEDILSRISDFYEKQAG, from the coding sequence ATGGACTACGAAAAAAAAATATTACTGGTTGATGACGATATAGACATACTTGAGCAAAACAGGCTTCTTTTTGAGGCTGAAGGATTTACTGTTGAAACAGCCGAAACAAGTAACGACGGTTACGAAAAGTTCCTGACATTCAAACCGGCTTGTGCGGTCATCGATTTGATGATGGAAGAATATGATTCAGGTTTTATCCTGGCTCACAAGATCAAGAGGCATCCACATGGTAAAAAGATGCCTGTTTACATCGTAACGGCAGTTGCAAACCAGACAGGGATGCAATTCGATTCAATGACTCAGGAAGAGCAGGAGTGGATCAACGCAGACGACATCCTAAACAAACCGGTCGTTCTCGAAGATATCTTAAGCAGGATATCCGATTTTTACGAAAAACAAGCAGGTTAA
- a CDS encoding response regulator: protein MEDSDSPARILLVDDEDYLRNGVKRILQIEGFEVDTAENGVEGIKKGTEGDFDIALLDLKMPDVSGIDVLREIRLARPNTICFMATAYASYETAVEATKLGAEGYILKPFTPDELIHNIEKGMQKRRLILEAERLRRDREARLLELAFERSRLNTIINLLADGVLVMNQFGEMVYYNPAALRLLDLDEILLAERILEVLPEEVREIATRMINREVFEDVSESVQLKLSTQPEMFVEVSCSPIPDNEKKKTAGIVVVAKNITQFKQIENLKSQFVSMVSHELKAPVAATIGFLDILSNPKMKITDEQRQDFLNRSTSRLRSLLTMVNDLLDISRIELNTVKREIIKIDLDALLTDTIQMMEFEAKKKNVTINYTKGDTSYAIEADRLEIERVITNLTSNAIKYNKENGQVFVSLQKRGAYIVLEIRDTGIGLKPEEKSRLFSDFFRAKNEFTKSIHGTGLGLSIVKKTIDYYSGKIETESEYEKGSTFRIFLPEKVVNK from the coding sequence GTGGAAGATTCAGACAGCCCTGCCAGGATACTCTTGGTTGACGACGAAGATTACCTTCGTAATGGCGTAAAAAGGATACTTCAAATCGAAGGATTTGAAGTGGACACTGCAGAGAATGGCGTTGAAGGAATTAAAAAAGGGACGGAGGGCGATTTCGATATCGCTCTCCTCGACCTTAAAATGCCCGATGTCAGCGGAATAGATGTATTGCGTGAAATTCGTCTGGCAAGACCCAACACCATCTGTTTCATGGCAACTGCCTACGCAAGTTATGAAACTGCAGTCGAAGCCACAAAACTTGGAGCAGAAGGTTACATATTAAAGCCTTTCACCCCGGATGAACTGATACACAACATCGAAAAAGGGATGCAGAAACGAAGGCTTATACTTGAAGCTGAAAGACTGCGTCGTGACCGTGAAGCCCGCCTTTTAGAGCTTGCTTTCGAGAGAAGCAGGCTTAATACCATAATTAATCTTCTTGCTGACGGTGTACTGGTAATGAACCAGTTCGGTGAAATGGTTTATTATAACCCTGCTGCTTTGAGATTACTCGATCTGGATGAGATACTTCTGGCAGAACGGATACTTGAAGTATTACCGGAGGAAGTACGGGAAATCGCCACAAGAATGATCAACCGGGAAGTCTTTGAAGATGTAAGTGAATCGGTCCAGTTGAAACTGTCAACTCAACCGGAAATGTTCGTCGAAGTTTCCTGTTCACCAATTCCCGACAATGAAAAGAAAAAGACGGCGGGAATTGTAGTTGTAGCAAAGAACATCACTCAGTTTAAGCAGATAGAAAACCTCAAATCGCAATTCGTTTCGATGGTATCTCATGAGCTCAAAGCTCCCGTTGCGGCTACCATCGGCTTCCTCGACATTCTAAGCAATCCAAAAATGAAAATCACTGACGAGCAACGACAGGACTTCCTGAACAGGAGTACAAGCCGTCTTCGCAGTCTTTTGACGATGGTGAACGATCTTCTTGATATTTCCCGGATTGAGCTGAACACGGTGAAGAGGGAGATTATCAAAATAGATCTGGACGCTCTTCTCACAGATACCATTCAGATGATGGAGTTTGAGGCGAAGAAAAAGAATGTGACGATCAATTACACAAAAGGAGACACTTCATATGCCATTGAAGCTGACCGCCTTGAAATTGAGAGAGTGATAACCAACCTGACAAGCAATGCGATCAAGTATAACAAGGAAAATGGTCAGGTCTTCGTCTCCCTTCAAAAGAGGGGAGCATACATTGTTTTGGAGATAAGAGACACGGGTATTGGCCTGAAACCTGAGGAGAAGAGCAGGCTTTTTTCAGATTTCTTCAGAGCGAAAAACGAATTTACAAAATCAATTCATGGTACAGGTCTCGGGCTTTCCATCGTGAAGAAAACGATCGATTACTATTCAGGTAAAATCGAGACGGAGAGTGAGTACGAGAAGGGGAGCACCTTCAGGATTTTCCTTCCTGAAAAGGTTGTGAATAAATAA
- the rsmH gene encoding 16S rRNA (cytosine(1402)-N(4))-methyltransferase RsmH — protein MDKFHSPVLLKESVEYLITDKDGAYFDGTFGFGGHTKRFLEKLDSDAIIIGTDLDQTVFNKSMEEFSTDSRVRLYNFNFTKIGIAARLEQVDAFSGIFADLGVSSYQLDESDEGFSYRVTAPLDLRMSKSEGKPASAIVNNAEPEELARIFREYGEEIQSGFLAKLIVKQRQIKPFKTTTDLAKLLETVTPQRFLFKRLSRVFQALRIEVNGELDSLKEFLKESITLLKPGGRIVILTYHSLEDRIVKEFFREEEKGCICPPNFPVCICNKKPSLKILTKKPVSPSVAEVEANRRARSGKLRAAEKI, from the coding sequence ATGGACAAGTTTCATAGTCCTGTTCTCCTGAAAGAGTCTGTAGAATATTTAATAACAGACAAAGACGGAGCGTACTTCGACGGTACATTTGGTTTCGGTGGACATACGAAAAGGTTTCTTGAGAAACTTGATTCGGATGCTATAATAATTGGAACAGATCTAGATCAAACAGTCTTCAATAAATCGATGGAAGAGTTTTCAACTGACAGCCGGGTCAGGCTCTACAATTTTAATTTTACCAAAATTGGGATAGCTGCCAGGCTGGAACAGGTTGATGCGTTTTCCGGGATTTTTGCAGATCTTGGTGTTTCTTCCTACCAGCTCGATGAAAGCGACGAGGGATTTTCCTACAGAGTTACAGCACCCCTCGATTTGAGGATGAGCAAGTCAGAGGGAAAACCTGCCTCTGCAATAGTAAACAATGCAGAACCGGAAGAGCTCGCAAGGATCTTCAGGGAATATGGCGAGGAGATACAAAGTGGATTTCTGGCTAAGTTGATCGTAAAACAGCGACAAATAAAGCCGTTCAAGACCACAACCGATCTCGCAAAACTGTTGGAAACTGTTACACCTCAAAGGTTTTTGTTTAAAAGATTGTCCAGAGTGTTTCAAGCTCTTCGTATTGAGGTGAACGGGGAGCTTGATTCCTTAAAAGAATTTTTGAAGGAATCGATTACACTTCTGAAACCGGGCGGGAGGATTGTGATACTTACCTATCATTCTCTTGAGGACCGGATTGTAAAGGAATTTTTTAGAGAGGAAGAAAAGGGTTGTATATGTCCGCCGAATTTTCCGGTTTGCATCTGCAATAAAAAACCCTCTCTTAAGATTTTGACGAAAAAGCCCGTTTCTCCTTCCGTTGCCGAAGTGGAGGCTAACAGAAGAGCAAGAAGCGGAAAACTCAGAGCGGCTGAAAAAATCTGA
- a CDS encoding response regulator, with amino-acid sequence MSLIAIIDDDPDIIDATTLVLMANGFEVITANNPTDGFKIVKENSPSLIILDVMMQEPDDGFFLAQKFRREGVKTPILMYTSVSKALGFEFGKSDMVPVDDFVEKPVSADVLIDKVLKLLNRK; translated from the coding sequence ATGTCTCTCATAGCAATAATTGATGACGACCCGGATATTATAGATGCCACTACCCTGGTTCTGATGGCCAACGGTTTCGAAGTGATAACCGCAAACAATCCCACCGATGGATTTAAAATAGTGAAGGAAAATTCTCCTTCCCTCATCATTCTTGATGTAATGATGCAGGAGCCTGATGACGGATTTTTCCTCGCCCAGAAATTCCGCCGGGAAGGTGTAAAAACCCCTATTTTGATGTACACATCTGTATCCAAAGCACTCGGATTTGAGTTTGGAAAAAGCGACATGGTTCCTGTTGACGATTTCGTTGAAAAACCTGTTTCAGCCGATGTGCTAATCGATAAAGTTCTCAAACTCTTAAACAGGAAATAA